The stretch of DNA TCTTAACTTCCTTCAGTGCCACCTTGACATCAGCCTCCGTGAGACGGCCCTTGCCCTTCAGTTTCTTAAATACATTCTGCAGTTTATCTGTTAAACTCTCAAATGCCATTGATCATAACTCCTCTAATATCACATTGGAAATCGCCGCAATATCTTCGGCGTGGTACTTGTCAGCCAGTTCATGGATCTTTATGACCTGACTGCGGATGTTCAGGAATTTCTCGACCAGATGAAGCTTCTCTTCATATTCTTCCAACGTCCGATTGCACCGTCTGATCATATCATGTACACCCTGTCTGCTGATGCCAAGTTCCTCAGCAACCTCACTTAAGGAATAGTCCTCAAATACCACACTGGTGTACACCTGCCGCTGCCTCTCTGTCAGAAGCTCTCCATAAAAATCAAATAAAAATGTCTGCTCTACAAATTTCTCCATCTGTAATCACCTTGGCTATCATACACGATTCCATCATACCTGTCAAGGGTTTTTGCTTTACAAATTTATTTTTTTCTGAATTTCACAAAAAAAGGCCGAAAAAGCACTTTTCTGTTGGGTTTTGCAGGCTTTTCCGACCTTTGTTATTCTATTTACTTCTTATTAATAGGCCTTATGCTTCGATCAAAACATTTCCTTTGTCATTTTATCGATTTCCTGATCCACTGCCTCATATACACCCGGGATACACGAGAAATTCAGGCCATGGGTGGTGCATGGAATAAAATAAAGCTTACCACAGTCTCTGCAAAGCTGATCTGTTGACTCTTCGATCATTTCCTGATTCCAGTCAAAGCGATCTACCTTACCGTTGTCGATACCACCCATAAATGTGATATCTTTTCCATATTCTTTGATCAGCTTCGGAAGATCATTAACTGACATACAGCCCTGCCCTTTTTTCCGCACTTGTTTTGCCACACCCCAATATAAATGACTTGTTTCTGCACTTGTTTTTTCCTTATGATTCCATTATACTGTAAATCAAAAGAATCACAATTCCACATAATATGGCTATTATTCCTGTTTTTTCCTACAAAATATAGGAAGGAGGATTTTCCTTGAAACTCAGTGCAAAACTCATCTGCTATCATTTACAGAAATCTTTTACCCTGCATACATCCAGGCTGGATACATTCCCCGCCCTTTCCTGCCCTTCCTGCTTTGAAAAGAACACTTCTCTTCAGGATGGACGTGTTTACCTTATCACAGATCCGGATTTTCAGCTCACTTTTCATCATCCTAAAAATATTCTGTTCCTGATGATTGGAAAAATCTATCAGAACTACGAATTAACTCAGCCAAACATATGTATCATCCCTGAAGATATTCCGGTCAATATTGTCTTTAACAGGCTTCAGGATATTTTTATCCTCTATGATCAGTGGAATCAGTCCCTGATGGATTCCCGTCTTCAGAACGCTTCTATCCAGGATCTTCTGAATCTTACAGCTTCCGTTATTCCTAATCCAATAATGCTGATCGGTATGGATTTTACTATCATTGCCTCCAGAGACTGGAATCTAAGTGATCTTTCCAATTCTGTTTTGGGTTCCACTGAAAATTCCTGGGCCATTGTGGACAGCCTGAAGCAGGATCCTCATTACGAAGAGGCTTTTTATAAAACCGGATATTTTTATTATCCGGGAAATGGCCTTACTGCTCCTTCTCTTTGCGTAAATATCTCCAATAATGATAAAGCAGTATACAGGCTGATGTTTTCCGAAGGTGAGGTTCCCCTGGATGATACGTTTGGTTTTGTTCTGGAGTACCTTTCCCAGATGGTATCCCATGCACTTTCCACAGGTATCATGCACAGCCGGGATAAAGCTTTTCCTCTTCATCAGATTTTTATGTCCATTCTGACAGATCCCGGAGCTGATTATGTAAAAATCAGTCAGCAGCTGACAAATGCGGGATGGCTTTCTTCCCATATGTATCAATGCATCCTGATCCAGACCGGACTGATCGACCAGAAAAATCTGACCCTTAATGCCATCTGTAACTATCTGGAAAATACAATTCCCGCCACCTGTGCCACGGAGCACAAAGGCAATGCTGTGCTTTTTATCAATCTGGATCTCTGCACTCTGACTATCCATGAGATTTCCGATAAGATCGAGGGCTTTATCAAAAGCAGCATGTTAAGCGCCGGATACAGCCGGAAGATGCTTGGACATTTTAATTTCCACCGGCAATACACGCAGGCTTCTGTTACCCTGCAGGTTGGAAAACGCAAAAATCCCGCAGAAAGTATCCACTATTTTGACTCCATCGCTCTGCCCTATATTCTGGAACAGGCAACCAAAAAGCTTCCTGCTTACATGATCTGTCACGAAAAGCTTCTGTCAATGAAATATAAGGATGAGGCAAAGCAATCTCATCTCTATGAAACACTGCGTTGTTTTCTGGAGCACAACCAGAACATTTCTCATACTGCCAGCGCTTTATTTATCCACAGAAGTACTCTTCTTTATCGTCTGGATAAGATCAAAGCTTTTCTGGATTCAGATCTTACAGACAGAAACGAGATCCTGTATCTGCTGCTTTCTTTTCATCTGATGGATATGGAAGAAGAAAACCGGAATGCAAGATCATAAAAAACGGAAACTCTCTTAAATATTTAGCGTTTTCCCAGCTGCCAAAATGCAACTGCACTGGCTGCCGCCACATTCAGTGAATCCACACCGTGTGCCATTGGAATACATACCGTATAATCACAGTCCGCAATGGTCTCCGAAGCAAGGCCATCCCCCTCTGTTCCAAGAACTACTGCCAGTTTTTCTTCTGCCATCAAATGAGGATCATCAATATCAAAGGAATCCTCCCTAAGAGCCATGGCTGCCGTCTTAAATCCCATCGCTTTCAGAGACCGGATTCCTTCCGTTTTCCACTCTGTTTTTTCATCAAAAAAAGTCCATGGTATCTGGAATACGGTTCCCATGCTGACACGGATCGCACGGCGGTACAATGGATTGCTGCACCCCGGTGTCAGCAGCACCGCATCCATCCCAAGAGCCGCCGCAGAACGAAAGATCGCGCCTATATTAGTAGGATTTACCACATTTTCCAGAACTGCGATCCTGCGGGCATTTTTGCATACATCGACTATATCAGGCATCGCCGGCCGACGCATGGCACAGAGCATTCCTCTTGTCAGCTTGAATCCGGTCAGCTGCGTCAGCACATCAAATTCTGCCGTATAAACCGGAATGTCTCCACAACGACGGATCAGTTCTTTTGCCTCGCCCTCAACATGTTTATGTTCCACCAGAAAAGAAATCGGCTGGCACCCAGAATCCAACGCTCTCTCAATAACCTTCGGACTCTCCGCAATAAAAATCCCCTTCTCCGGTTCTGCCCGGTTCAAAAGCTGTATTTCCGAGATCCTGGCATATACATCCAGCTCCGGAGCGTTAAAATCTGTGATTTCTATGATGTTTGACATGATCATTTTCTCCTGTTCTGTCTTCTTGTTTTCATCCTGCTATTGTAACAGAATCTCTTTGCAAAAGAAAGCCAGGTGTTATATGTTTTCACCTGGCTTTGCTACTACTTGTAAAACAATTTATTTATATTCAGATCCTCACTTCCATCCACCGGATCATATCCCCAATCACTTCATCTTTACAATACTCATTCAGGATCTCATGAAAAAGTCCGCCGTAAATCTTCATCTGCTTGTCTTTTGATCCTGCTTCTTTAAAGAAATCATAGGTATCCTGTACACTTACCAGACCATCTTTCTCGCCGTGTGTCATAAGGACCGGATAATGGAACTCTGCTTTTTTCTCTTTGAACCAGTCAAGTCCGTCACAGATCGCATAGCATAGACCAGCTGTAAAGGACTGTTTATTGTATGGATCTTTTCCATACCAGTCTACTACTTCCTGTACAGAGCATACACCTGAACCCAGCTGATTAGTAAGGCGTGTATGTACATCCATTCCTCCCGGCACACCACGTATCAGATTGCCGTTATCTGCGGTCAGCGCACCACTGGTAATAATCCCCCGGAGCTTTTTGTCCGGATATTTGGCTCCGTACAGAGAAACTGTAAAGCCTCCCATGCTGTGTCCAAGAAGAAATACCGGGATATCCGGATTTTCTTCAATTGCCATATCCACAACTACGTTGGTGTCGTCCAGAAGCTCATTGAAATCTGAATAAAAAGTCTCTTCACCCTCAGACCGTCCATGTCCTCTGTGATCAAAGCGATAGGTTCCGATTCCCGCCTCATGAAGTTTTTCCGCAAAATAATCGTACCTGCCCTGGTGCTCACAGAGTCCGTGGACAATTACGATCACAGCTTTATTGTCTGCTGCTGTTTCTTTTTTCAGATACAGTTTCATTCCGTCAAACGATGTGATCATACTTTCACCCATAATAAAACCCTCCCTTTTCTTTCTGCGAGATACATATCCCCATTATATGTCTCACGCTATCTGATAGGTTTATCATATCATGAAATCTGTATTTTGATAACCCTTATTTGTAATTATCAGCAATTATATGTTTTTTACAAAAAGTAATAAAAAATAAAGGGTTGACATATTTTGTTTTCTGAACTATAATCATCTCAGTACAACGAGGTACCTCTTAAAGGTATCTCGTTTTTTTGTTATATATAGTTTATTTAAGAATATTACCCAAGGAGGAATCTCGATGGTAAACTTCTACCTTATGCCAAAAAAGGAAAATATCCGTGGTAGGAAATAAAAAAGAAGAGGCTGTCAATAATCAGCCCCTTCTTTTTCATTTCTTATTCTACTTCTTCCGGCTCCATGCTGAGCATATGGCCTTCCTGATTTCCAATATCATATTTCTGTCCGTATTCCTTGAAATACTGGTAGTAGTCCGCATTGTTTGTGGGATAGATCTTGGAATCGTGAATATGAAGATCAGATCCTGTCTCTCCGCTCTTCATAAGTGCCACCATAGCACTTGCACAGTGAGTTGCGATACGACAGAAACTGTTGAGGATATCACTAAATACCGTTCCCTCTTCCAGTCCGCATTTGCCTTGGCTCAGTCGCTCTGCATGACGCATCTTCAGTACATCACAAAGTCCTGTGATCACAGCTCCGAGAGGTGCTACTCTCTGTGCCATTTCTTTATCGTCTTTCATGAAAGCATTGCAGGTTATATTGATATCCTCACGAACTGCCTCCATAACAACATTCAGCTCATCCCAGGCTTCCTGTGAAAAATTCGTATGGTTATCATGCATTTCATTGGACATATGAGCAATGTAAGAAGCATGATCACCGATACGCTCAAAGTCATTGATCGTATGCAGATACAGTGAAGTCTGTCTTGTCTGTGCAGAATTCATCTCTCTCTTTGTCAGCTGGATCAGATACTCTCCTAGACGACTTTCATACTTGTCGATCAGATCCTCTTTTCGCTGAACCTTATCATACTTATCCTGCTGATAATCATTCAGAAGATTCATGGCTCTGTTGACATTCTTACGGAGCTTCTTGGACATTCCGTTCATTACACGGTGACACTGTGCGATAGCAAGGGCCGGGTAATTCAGAAGACGCTCTTCCAGAAGATCAAAGTCTGCCTCATCTTCCAGATCCTCTTTATTATCCTTCACAAGCCAGCATACCAGTTTCTCAATCTTCGGGATAAACGGGAACAGCACGATAACGGTTGCCAGACGGAAGACTGTGTTCAAAAGAGCGATTGCTACCGGTGTCATGGTCATATCCATAAATGTAAAATGTACAAATGCATTTGCCGTATAGAAGATCACAGACCAGAGGATCAGACCAAAGAGGTCATTGATCAGATATACAAGAGCAGTTCTTTTACCATTTTTATTGGCTCCAATCGCAGAAATCAGGACCGGACATGCAGCACCGACACCGATACCAAGAACGATCGGGAACGCACTTGCAAACGTCAGGATACCGGTTACAGACAGAGCCTGAAGCACACCGACCGTTGCAGATGCACTCTGCAGTACCGCAGTAAAAGCAATACCTACAAGAATACCTGCGATCGGATTGGAAAACATAGTCAGCATCTTGATGAACATCGGACTCTCACGCAATGGAGATACCGCACCACTCATCATCTGCATACCTGTCATCAGGATTGCAAAACCAAGCATGATATTTCCCACGTTCTTATGTAAGGTACGCTTACAGAACATACGGAAAATAATACCAACTACAGCCACAACAGCAGAAATCGTTGCTGTGGAAAGAACGCTGGCGATTCCATTGGATCCTTCAATATAAGAAAGACATAAGATCCAGCCAGTAATACTGGTTCCGATATTGGCTCCCATGATGATACCGATCGCCTGTTTCAGTTTCATCATACCGGAGTTTACAAAACCGATCACCATAACTGTCGTCGCAGAAGACGACTGGATCACACTGGTAACACCAGTACCAAGTGCGACACCCTTCAGCGGAGTATTGGTCATCTTATAAAGAAATGCTTCCAGCTTATTACCTGCTGCCAGCTTCAGACCATCGCCCATTAGGGACATACCAAACAAAAATAATGATACTCCACACAACAAAGATAAGATCATTGAAAAAATTGCCATAATTTTCTCCTTTGTCATACTCGCTTCCTGTCATAATCTGTCAGGAGCCATGTTATCCTGAAAATGCAACTTTACATTTCCTTAATCTGGATTTTTCTTATTTTTAACATTTTCCCATTTATTATGCCACATCAATTTCCATATTACAACAACAGATTTATTTCGAAAATAAAAAAAATCGAAGGCAGCGGATCATCTTCCAAAACTCTGCCTTCGTAATGAGTATTTTTGAGTGATTTTTCACAAAATTTTCTATTTTTCCAGGCGCATCAGCATATCATCCAAAATATCTTCCAAATACCCGCCCGTTGTTTTTTCCCCATCTTTTTTTATCTGGAGCATCGCTTCCAAATCTTCATCGGACAGACAGATGATCAGTTTTCCGCTTTCCCGGAGGCTTCCCCGTGCGGCCATTTTCGCATTTTTATCCGCTCCTTTTCTGGAAATAATGATCGCAACTTTACGGAGAGCTTTTTCGTACAGATATTTTTCTGTAGTGTAGATTTCCCTCTGGGTAATAGGCTTTTCATAGTTTTTAAACTCAAACACGATATACTTCGTAGAAAAATACTTACAGATCGTGTCAAAAAAATCCTGTGTTACCCCGTTTTTGATCTTACAGCACATGTCAAAGCGATACAGATTTTCTTCTGTTGTCTTCTGCTGCTCCCACAAAGTCAGATATTCTCCAAGGATATATTTCAGGATAGAAACACAAAGTTCCTCATATTTCTTGAAAGCTGCACTACCAGTCTCCAGCGCTTTTAACTGCGCTATATAGCTGTCAACAACAGATTCCGGATCCGTATTCTCCACCTGGCTGATTTTCTCAAAAATAAAAGGCTCCGGTCTCTCCGGTTCTATGTTTTCCACCGAATAATTCAGGATTGAGATCAGTTCATTCTTCAGTTCCGGATAGTCCTCAAAGAGCCACAGCACATTTCGGATGTCCCAGACATATCCAAGCTTCGCCTCTTCGTACTTTCTCTTGGTCTCATCAGAGATTAGATTCGCCACTACACAGATATTTTGTAATGGCAGATCCTTTTTCTGATCTGACACTGCTTTTCCAGCCAGACGGCTATAACTCTGCAGCCGGTTAAGTGTAGCGATTTCTTTAGAATCACTGTACATTCTGGTCACAAAAACCCATTTCTCATCGCTTTGGAAAGAACCTCCTTTATATGTAAGGAATTCTTCAAAAAGCTGCTTAAAGCGGGCCGTATTTTCCCAGTTTTTCATTTGTACATCACCCTCTGAATTTATATAGGGTTCTGCGCAGAGATTGCGAACAATCTGTTCTGTCACTTTTATGTTCGGCGCATATATCAGGCTTCTGTACATCCGGCTTTTGTTTGGCACAGAACGTGGAAAATCTTCCGGA from Blautia sp. SC05B48 encodes:
- a CDS encoding Na/Pi cotransporter family protein encodes the protein MAIFSMILSLLCGVSLFLFGMSLMGDGLKLAAGNKLEAFLYKMTNTPLKGVALGTGVTSVIQSSSATTVMVIGFVNSGMMKLKQAIGIIMGANIGTSITGWILCLSYIEGSNGIASVLSTATISAVVAVVGIIFRMFCKRTLHKNVGNIMLGFAILMTGMQMMSGAVSPLRESPMFIKMLTMFSNPIAGILVGIAFTAVLQSASATVGVLQALSVTGILTFASAFPIVLGIGVGAACPVLISAIGANKNGKRTALVYLINDLFGLILWSVIFYTANAFVHFTFMDMTMTPVAIALLNTVFRLATVIVLFPFIPKIEKLVCWLVKDNKEDLEDEADFDLLEERLLNYPALAIAQCHRVMNGMSKKLRKNVNRAMNLLNDYQQDKYDKVQRKEDLIDKYESRLGEYLIQLTKREMNSAQTRQTSLYLHTINDFERIGDHASYIAHMSNEMHDNHTNFSQEAWDELNVVMEAVREDINITCNAFMKDDKEMAQRVAPLGAVITGLCDVLKMRHAERLSQGKCGLEEGTVFSDILNSFCRIATHCASAMVALMKSGETGSDLHIHDSKIYPTNNADYYQYFKEYGQKYDIGNQEGHMLSMEPEEVE
- the ylxM gene encoding YlxM family DNA-binding protein, producing MEKFVEQTFLFDFYGELLTERQRQVYTSVVFEDYSLSEVAEELGISRQGVHDMIRRCNRTLEEYEEKLHLVEKFLNIRSQVIKIHELADKYHAEDIAAISNVILEEL
- a CDS encoding TrmH family RNA methyltransferase → MSNIIEITDFNAPELDVYARISEIQLLNRAEPEKGIFIAESPKVIERALDSGCQPISFLVEHKHVEGEAKELIRRCGDIPVYTAEFDVLTQLTGFKLTRGMLCAMRRPAMPDIVDVCKNARRIAVLENVVNPTNIGAIFRSAAALGMDAVLLTPGCSNPLYRRAIRVSMGTVFQIPWTFFDEKTEWKTEGIRSLKAMGFKTAAMALREDSFDIDDPHLMAEEKLAVVLGTEGDGLASETIADCDYTVCIPMAHGVDSLNVAAASAVAFWQLGKR
- a CDS encoding DNA cytosine methyltransferase, with product MKNTVVIFNAGIGALTLGFKNAGYEILKAYEPDRKVTEIYQENISQNVTVCSLSSIDPATVPDSNVWAFDLTQSKEEEVFRSWALVQRRRPPVILFVMKKQLWKGFIKEHIFQLQEYGYHITHKNIQSSEVTAFPLREEFAYIVLKRVNTSDMVMPVQFHKSSNLLDGWVEMNPQDSWYYRIDFAKEKIDASHAGDSVLCWEKGGYRESGQVRLNLRKMPLIRIHGVYHKITHKEIARLKGFPEDFPRSVPNKSRMYRSLIYAPNIKVTEQIVRNLCAEPYINSEGDVQMKNWENTARFKQLFEEFLTYKGGSFQSDEKWVFVTRMYSDSKEIATLNRLQSYSRLAGKAVSDQKKDLPLQNICVVANLISDETKRKYEEAKLGYVWDIRNVLWLFEDYPELKNELISILNYSVENIEPERPEPFIFEKISQVENTDPESVVDSYIAQLKALETGSAAFKKYEELCVSILKYILGEYLTLWEQQKTTEENLYRFDMCCKIKNGVTQDFFDTICKYFSTKYIVFEFKNYEKPITQREIYTTEKYLYEKALRKVAIIISRKGADKNAKMAARGSLRESGKLIICLSDEDLEAMLQIKKDGEKTTGGYLEDILDDMLMRLEK
- a CDS encoding PucR family transcriptional regulator, whose translation is MKLSAKLICYHLQKSFTLHTSRLDTFPALSCPSCFEKNTSLQDGRVYLITDPDFQLTFHHPKNILFLMIGKIYQNYELTQPNICIIPEDIPVNIVFNRLQDIFILYDQWNQSLMDSRLQNASIQDLLNLTASVIPNPIMLIGMDFTIIASRDWNLSDLSNSVLGSTENSWAIVDSLKQDPHYEEAFYKTGYFYYPGNGLTAPSLCVNISNNDKAVYRLMFSEGEVPLDDTFGFVLEYLSQMVSHALSTGIMHSRDKAFPLHQIFMSILTDPGADYVKISQQLTNAGWLSSHMYQCILIQTGLIDQKNLTLNAICNYLENTIPATCATEHKGNAVLFINLDLCTLTIHEISDKIEGFIKSSMLSAGYSRKMLGHFNFHRQYTQASVTLQVGKRKNPAESIHYFDSIALPYILEQATKKLPAYMICHEKLLSMKYKDEAKQSHLYETLRCFLEHNQNISHTASALFIHRSTLLYRLDKIKAFLDSDLTDRNEILYLLLSFHLMDMEEENRNARS
- a CDS encoding alpha/beta hydrolase, producing MGESMITSFDGMKLYLKKETAADNKAVIVIVHGLCEHQGRYDYFAEKLHEAGIGTYRFDHRGHGRSEGEETFYSDFNELLDDTNVVVDMAIEENPDIPVFLLGHSMGGFTVSLYGAKYPDKKLRGIITSGALTADNGNLIRGVPGGMDVHTRLTNQLGSGVCSVQEVVDWYGKDPYNKQSFTAGLCYAICDGLDWFKEKKAEFHYPVLMTHGEKDGLVSVQDTYDFFKEAGSKDKQMKIYGGLFHEILNEYCKDEVIGDMIRWMEVRI